In Leptolyngbya sp. SIO1E4, one DNA window encodes the following:
- a CDS encoding FAD-dependent monooxygenase — protein MSIGNHRVHRAIVIGGSLAGLFTGTLLRAIGWQVDIYERSPHTLDSRGGGVVLQPDVVEAFRQAEIPHEALGVIAKERYYLKRDGGIQRMPMHQTLTSWNLLYGSMRRHFPDEHYHQGKVLTNFESDGNQVTAIFADGTRETGHLLIGADGPTSTLRQRLLPDYTPHYAGYVGYRGLVDESALDPKTAEIFTERFVFYQFPNSHILQYVIPGENESLVPGERRFNWVWYVNYDEVTELPRLLTDKHNQRREYSIPPGMMAPAVEQDMRLYANRVLAPPFQTLVAATKEPFVQAILDLGVPQMAFDRIALVGDAAFIPRPHTAASTSKAAANAIALAAALVDHDHDVPKALWAWEKEQLALGIHLWKHGQSLGESSQFRYGTGRTEG, from the coding sequence ATGAGCATAGGCAATCATCGAGTCCATCGAGCCATTGTGATTGGGGGCTCATTGGCAGGGCTATTTACAGGCACTCTTCTGCGTGCGATCGGGTGGCAGGTGGATATTTACGAACGGTCTCCCCATACGTTGGATAGTCGTGGCGGGGGCGTTGTGTTGCAGCCAGATGTGGTCGAAGCCTTTCGCCAGGCAGAGATTCCCCATGAAGCCTTGGGGGTGATCGCGAAGGAACGGTACTACCTGAAGCGGGATGGTGGTATTCAACGCATGCCAATGCATCAAACCTTAACCTCCTGGAATCTTCTCTACGGTTCTATGCGGCGGCATTTTCCAGATGAGCACTACCATCAGGGGAAAGTCCTGACCAATTTTGAATCAGACGGCAACCAGGTTACGGCAATTTTTGCCGATGGAACCCGTGAAACAGGCCATTTGCTAATCGGTGCCGATGGGCCAACCTCGACGCTTCGTCAACGGCTGTTACCTGACTATACGCCTCACTATGCTGGCTACGTAGGCTATCGAGGATTAGTCGACGAATCCGCCCTAGATCCAAAAACGGCTGAAATTTTCACAGAACGCTTTGTGTTCTATCAGTTTCCCAATTCTCATATCTTGCAATATGTCATTCCAGGCGAGAATGAATCACTCGTCCCCGGAGAGCGACGGTTTAACTGGGTTTGGTATGTCAATTACGATGAAGTAACAGAATTGCCGCGCCTTCTGACCGATAAGCACAATCAACGTCGGGAGTATTCGATTCCGCCAGGCATGATGGCCCCAGCTGTGGAACAAGACATGCGCCTCTATGCAAACCGTGTCCTGGCACCTCCGTTTCAAACCCTGGTCGCCGCGACAAAAGAACCGTTTGTGCAAGCCATTTTGGATCTGGGGGTGCCACAAATGGCGTTCGATCGCATCGCACTGGTGGGAGATGCCGCCTTTATTCCCCGCCCCCACACCGCAGCTAGCACCTCCAAAGCGGCTGCCAATGCGATCGCCCTAGCGGCAGCCCTCGTTGACCATGATCATGATGTACCAAAGGCTTTATGGGCTTGGGAAAAG
- a CDS encoding FAD-dependent oxidoreductase: MATNLIASPLTSHPDRRVRLYGQPNSAAAYKIRDFLSRSVVEFDWIELTCNEDCHRQLGFATLSELRLPIVEFPDGNQMFAPTIQEIAQQLGWVTQPRFKEYDLSIYGAGPAGLSAAVYAASEGIRTVLIERHAVGGQAGTSSLIENYMGFPAGISGADLAERARQQAVKFGIEILLLREGVRAEFRNNRIYVDMADGSQMIARANICATGVEYRRLNLPNEDRFLNLGLFYGAGASEAPMCQNEHVYVVGGGNSAGQAAMYFSRYARQVTMLVRGSNLAASLSQYLIRRITQTSNIEVLFHAQVIDLRGDTALRQIAIANNRDGSVQQAETQHLFICIGGVPNTEWAKDTDIIRDDAGYLITGPDLLNKGYLPSCWPLERDPFFLETSVPGSFAAGDVRHGSVKRVASAVGEGAMAVTFVHKYLEETR, translated from the coding sequence ATGGCTACGAATCTGATAGCTTCTCCTTTAACCTCACACCCTGATCGAAGAGTCCGGCTCTATGGTCAACCGAATTCAGCTGCCGCCTATAAAATCCGCGATTTTTTGAGTCGTAGTGTGGTTGAGTTTGACTGGATTGAACTGACCTGTAATGAAGACTGTCATCGTCAGTTAGGCTTTGCCACCCTGAGTGAACTCCGCTTGCCAATTGTTGAATTTCCCGATGGCAATCAGATGTTTGCGCCCACGATTCAAGAGATTGCCCAACAATTAGGCTGGGTAACACAACCAAGGTTCAAAGAATATGACCTCTCGATCTATGGGGCTGGCCCCGCTGGATTAAGTGCTGCCGTATATGCCGCCTCTGAAGGTATCCGTACCGTTCTGATCGAGCGCCATGCAGTGGGCGGACAAGCTGGAACCAGTTCACTGATTGAAAATTACATGGGCTTCCCAGCGGGCATCAGCGGTGCGGACTTGGCAGAAAGAGCCCGTCAACAGGCCGTCAAGTTTGGAATTGAAATTCTTCTTTTACGCGAGGGCGTTCGGGCCGAATTCAGAAATAATCGTATTTACGTCGATATGGCAGACGGTAGCCAGATGATTGCCCGGGCCAACATTTGCGCCACTGGTGTTGAATATAGACGCCTCAATCTCCCCAATGAAGACCGTTTTCTCAATCTGGGGTTATTTTATGGCGCTGGGGCGAGCGAAGCTCCCATGTGTCAAAACGAGCATGTTTATGTCGTGGGTGGTGGCAACTCGGCAGGGCAAGCTGCGATGTATTTTTCGCGCTATGCCCGGCAGGTCACGATGCTGGTGCGGGGCAGCAATCTGGCCGCTTCACTGTCGCAGTATTTGATTAGGCGAATTACTCAGACCAGCAATATTGAAGTGCTATTTCATGCACAAGTTATTGATCTCAGGGGGGATACGGCGCTACGACAAATCGCGATCGCCAACAATCGAGACGGGTCAGTGCAGCAAGCCGAGACGCAACACCTCTTTATCTGCATTGGCGGGGTGCCTAATACAGAATGGGCCAAGGATACCGACATCATTCGGGATGATGCAGGCTATCTCATCACCGGCCCAGATTTACTCAACAAGGGGTATCTTCCTAGCTGCTGGCCCCTGGAGCGAGATCCGTTCTTTCTAGAAACGAGTGTTCCTGGTTCTTTTGCGGCTGGGGATGTGCGGCATGGCTCGGTAAAACGGGTGGCTTCAGCGGTGGGCGAGGGGGCGATGGCGGTCACCTTTGTGCACAAATATCTGGAGGAGACGAGATGA
- a CDS encoding DsbA family oxidoreductase: MVLNISITSDFICPWCWVAETRLHQAIKRLDSAVDYQWVWYPFELNPDMPEAGMARKTYRSQKFGSWDYSQQLDAKTIQATQADGIEFRYDLMDFTPNTLKAHRLTWQAGKQGKASEMAERILRAYFSEGQNIGDFETLVSLAVDIGMDAEAVTTFLASTAGIQEIRELERQATARGVRSVPTLYIGNEAVFGAQPVDMLVATLQKASQEPQGK, translated from the coding sequence ATGGTGTTAAACATCAGCATCACCTCAGATTTCATCTGCCCCTGGTGTTGGGTGGCAGAAACACGACTGCATCAAGCCATAAAACGCCTGGATTCTGCCGTTGACTATCAGTGGGTTTGGTATCCGTTTGAGTTAAACCCAGACATGCCGGAAGCTGGGATGGCACGCAAAACCTACCGGAGCCAAAAGTTTGGCAGTTGGGACTATTCACAGCAGTTAGATGCCAAGACCATACAGGCAACGCAAGCAGATGGCATTGAGTTTCGCTATGACCTGATGGACTTCACCCCCAACACGTTGAAAGCCCATCGTTTGACCTGGCAGGCAGGCAAACAGGGCAAAGCCTCTGAAATGGCTGAACGAATCCTTCGGGCTTACTTCAGCGAGGGACAGAATATTGGCGATTTCGAGACCCTCGTGAGCCTCGCGGTGGACATTGGGATGGATGCCGAAGCGGTCACAACTTTTCTGGCATCCACCGCAGGGATTCAGGAAATTCGGGAACTAGAACGGCAAGCAACAGCGCGCGGTGTTCGCAGTGTGCCCACCCTTTATATCGGAAATGAGGCGGTGTTTGGGGCACAGCCTGTAGACATGTTAGTCGCCACCCTGCAGAAGGCAAGCCAAGAACCGCAGGGGAAATAG
- a CDS encoding LysR family transcriptional regulator has protein sequence MDQLAAMRSFTKVVETGGFSEAARQQGLAVSSVTRQVNGLEALLNTQLLNRSTRSITLTPQGHKYYDKVVQILQDVEAANLCVMERGEVPHGILRIGLPVAFGRLQVAPILKDFLAQYPTVKLELRLSDGLANLVEEDLDLVIRIGNLDRSSNTLILHKLASYTRLVCGSPSYFERHGKPRHPTELTQHNCLLFAYSTRSDVWRFQRSREVCDVPVQGSLVANNSEILRQVCLDGVGLVLMPTWLIGEDVQSGRLQTVLTDFQIHPQSEVDHGIYALYLPNRRHSLRVKTFIDFLSQRFGKSAYWETGQ, from the coding sequence ATGGATCAGCTAGCGGCTATGCGATCTTTCACCAAGGTGGTGGAAACTGGTGGCTTCTCAGAAGCCGCCCGGCAACAAGGGCTAGCAGTCTCTTCGGTAACCCGTCAGGTTAATGGGCTGGAAGCCTTGTTGAACACTCAATTGCTTAATCGCTCTACGCGCAGCATCACCCTGACGCCTCAGGGTCACAAATACTACGACAAGGTGGTGCAGATTCTACAAGATGTGGAAGCAGCGAACCTCTGCGTCATGGAGCGGGGTGAGGTTCCCCATGGGATTTTGCGCATCGGCTTACCGGTTGCGTTTGGGCGGCTCCAGGTGGCTCCGATTTTGAAGGATTTTCTGGCTCAGTATCCAACCGTCAAACTGGAGCTGCGGCTGAGTGATGGATTGGCTAACCTCGTGGAAGAAGACCTGGATCTGGTGATTCGCATCGGCAATCTGGATCGCTCCAGCAACACCCTTATCCTTCACAAGCTGGCGTCTTATACGCGCCTGGTTTGCGGCAGCCCAAGCTATTTTGAGCGTCACGGAAAACCCCGTCACCCCACTGAGTTGACCCAGCATAACTGCCTATTATTTGCCTATTCCACACGATCTGACGTTTGGCGATTCCAGCGATCGCGCGAAGTGTGTGATGTGCCCGTACAGGGATCTTTAGTTGCCAACAATTCGGAGATATTGCGCCAGGTATGTTTAGACGGCGTGGGGCTGGTTTTAATGCCTACCTGGTTAATTGGGGAAGATGTTCAATCAGGGCGGTTGCAAACGGTGTTGACAGACTTTCAAATTCATCCCCAATCGGAAGTGGACCACGGGATTTATGCGCTTTATCTGCCCAATCGCAGGCATTCGCTACGGGTCAAAACATTTATTGATTTCCTCAGCCAACGATTTGGAAAATCCGCCTATTGGGAAACAGGGCAATAA
- the queF gene encoding NADPH-dependent 7-cyano-7-deazaguanine reductase QueF, with protein MATPPPLGNGTPEVTTPATETLKYGDLAIQQAATEPFEKWPNATDNAYTIHLEHPEFTALCPRSGYPDFGTIVVDYQPQDWIVELKAFKLYINAFRNQHISHEMVTNEIADRLWQELAPVGLRVIGDFTRRGGVKTVITVSKGDCALFAPYTANSL; from the coding sequence ATGGCAACTCCTCCCCCCCTTGGCAACGGTACTCCTGAGGTTACGACACCCGCTACCGAAACCCTCAAATACGGCGATCTGGCCATTCAGCAGGCCGCTACCGAGCCGTTTGAGAAGTGGCCCAACGCCACCGACAACGCCTACACCATTCACCTGGAGCATCCTGAATTCACGGCCCTGTGCCCCCGCTCTGGCTATCCTGACTTTGGCACCATCGTAGTCGACTATCAGCCCCAAGACTGGATTGTGGAACTGAAGGCGTTTAAGCTCTACATCAATGCCTTCCGCAATCAACACATCAGCCACGAGATGGTTACCAATGAAATTGCCGATCGCCTTTGGCAAGAACTGGCTCCCGTAGGCTTGCGGGTGATTGGCGATTTTACTCGACGGGGCGGGGTTAAAACCGTCATCACTGTCAGCAAAGGGGACTGCGCACTGTTTGCGCCCTACACAGCCAATAGTCTTTAG
- a CDS encoding RluA family pseudouridine synthase, whose product MGVLHSLTEFGGGDHRLPSPLPRYWYTGQCPQTGVKLALPRTAQAEAIAQGLMQHLATEPCYQREGKMYGILLVETATGELGILKAFSGLLNGQSTLAGWVPPIPGRAQVALAEAQTLEQLNQLKAALIALQTLPERAEQARLAQIYADRWQVLTDTHRLRKQERDRLRQTYDATLIGAERAMALEKLVAQSQQDGMARRRLKRERDAVLEPLQVAIAAADQQIRELKRQRKALSRQLQAQMHAVYSLTNFAGVSTPLQDLMPTGLPTGTGDCAAPKLLHYAATQQLTPLALAEFWWGPSSGDKHSGQFYGACAERCQPIMGFLLSGLPAPPAPTVTLSKPLPILYQDEVLLVVNKPTGLLSVPGRTSQLQDSVLSRLRCQLTDYPFLKAVHRLDKGTSGLFVLAATPEAHRTLSRQFAQRQVQKTYEAILTQPVSASAGVIDLPLWRNPADRPKQSVDWQRGKPSLTEFSVLEPGEMPRVRFTPHTGRTHQLRVHAAHPQGLNAPILGDSLYGAKDEAEPHTCRLHLHATAIQLTHPTTQVPLAFSSPTPF is encoded by the coding sequence ATGGGGGTGCTTCACAGTTTGACAGAATTTGGCGGGGGCGATCACCGGCTGCCATCACCCCTCCCCCGCTATTGGTACACGGGTCAATGCCCCCAAACCGGGGTCAAGCTGGCGTTACCCCGCACCGCCCAAGCAGAAGCGATCGCCCAAGGGCTAATGCAGCACCTGGCAACAGAGCCTTGCTACCAGCGGGAAGGCAAAATGTACGGCATTCTTCTGGTTGAAACCGCTACAGGAGAACTGGGGATTCTAAAGGCTTTTTCCGGCTTGCTAAACGGACAGAGTACCCTGGCAGGATGGGTGCCGCCAATTCCAGGGCGGGCGCAGGTGGCCTTAGCAGAAGCGCAAACCCTGGAACAGTTGAATCAACTCAAAGCCGCCCTGATCGCTCTGCAAACCTTACCGGAACGAGCAGAGCAGGCTCGCCTGGCCCAGATTTATGCTGATCGCTGGCAAGTGCTGACAGACACCCACCGTTTGCGAAAGCAAGAACGCGATCGCCTGCGGCAAACCTATGATGCCACTCTCATTGGAGCAGAGCGGGCCATGGCCCTGGAAAAACTAGTTGCGCAGAGTCAGCAAGATGGCATGGCGCGGCGGCGGCTGAAGCGAGAGCGAGATGCGGTTTTAGAGCCTTTGCAGGTTGCGATCGCGGCTGCCGACCAGCAGATACGAGAGCTGAAGCGGCAGCGTAAAGCCCTGTCTCGCCAGCTTCAGGCCCAGATGCATGCGGTGTATTCCCTAACCAACTTTGCAGGCGTTTCCACCCCCCTGCAAGATCTGATGCCGACAGGGTTGCCCACTGGCACTGGTGACTGTGCGGCGCCTAAGCTGTTGCACTACGCGGCCACCCAGCAGCTCACCCCCTTAGCCTTAGCCGAGTTTTGGTGGGGGCCATCGAGCGGCGACAAGCACTCTGGGCAGTTCTATGGGGCCTGTGCAGAAAGGTGTCAGCCCATCATGGGGTTCTTGCTGTCGGGGTTGCCTGCACCCCCAGCTCCCACGGTTACGCTCTCAAAGCCATTGCCGATCCTCTATCAAGATGAGGTGCTACTCGTGGTGAATAAGCCGACGGGGCTGCTGTCGGTTCCTGGACGAACGAGCCAGCTCCAAGATAGTGTGCTCAGTCGCCTCCGCTGCCAGCTCACGGATTATCCCTTTTTGAAAGCCGTGCACCGTCTGGATAAAGGCACCTCTGGCCTATTTGTGCTGGCCGCCACCCCTGAGGCACACCGTACGTTGAGCCGACAGTTTGCCCAACGCCAGGTGCAGAAAACCTACGAGGCGATCCTCACGCAGCCCGTCTCTGCTTCAGCTGGGGTGATTGACCTACCCCTGTGGCGCAATCCCGCCGATCGCCCCAAACAGTCTGTTGATTGGCAGCGGGGCAAACCGAGCCTAACGGAGTTCTCCGTGCTAGAACCGGGCGAGATGCCCAGAGTTCGGTTTACACCCCACACGGGCCGCACTCATCAGCTGCGAGTGCATGCAGCCCATCCCCAGGGACTCAACGCTCCGATTCTGGGCGACTCCCTATATGGGGCGAAAGATGAGGCTGAACCCCACACCTGTCGCCTGCATCTCCATGCCACGGCGATTCAATTGACCCACCCCACGACCCAAGTGCCCCTGGCCTTTTCGAGCCCGACTCCTTTCTAG
- a CDS encoding DUF3181 family protein — MSYSAPIEAIESLAANIGEAVYMDVAKWHLYLNDAKLHTLVAQRLYPLVEGDRISEAEITRILQDITVPLGAGRKQLPLLDLIPATCIEALIRALEDFQESF, encoded by the coding sequence ATGTCTTATTCCGCCCCCATTGAAGCGATTGAGTCTTTAGCGGCCAATATTGGCGAAGCCGTTTATATGGATGTGGCCAAGTGGCACTTGTATCTCAATGATGCCAAGCTGCACACGCTAGTAGCCCAACGGCTTTATCCCTTAGTAGAAGGCGATCGCATCTCAGAAGCTGAAATCACGCGGATTTTGCAAGATATCACAGTGCCTTTGGGGGCGGGTCGTAAACAGCTGCCCCTACTGGATTTAATTCCCGCCACCTGCATAGAAGCCCTGATTCGCGCGCTTGAAGATTTTCAAGAGAGTTTTTAA
- a CDS encoding 2TM domain-containing protein: protein MPPRWPRKPDRRDPAYRKLEDRINFAVHVATFAAINSGLWFVHQMKVGSVPWVSKVTLVWLAVLGTHAIYIFAIADYSGTYIAEADDAPQEGG from the coding sequence ATGCCGCCTCGTTGGCCCCGTAAGCCTGATCGCCGTGATCCCGCCTATCGCAAACTCGAAGACCGCATCAACTTTGCAGTCCATGTGGCAACGTTTGCAGCCATTAACTCTGGGTTGTGGTTTGTTCATCAAATGAAGGTAGGCTCGGTGCCATGGGTCAGCAAGGTGACGCTAGTTTGGCTGGCGGTTTTGGGCACCCATGCCATCTATATTTTTGCGATCGCAGATTATTCGGGCACTTACATTGCAGAGGCGGATGATGCGCCTCAGGAGGGAGGGTGA
- the moaC gene encoding cyclic pyranopterin monophosphate synthase MoaC encodes MTESEIFSSSLSHLDRQGEAHMVDVSEKPQTLREATAQGKIRMTAATLAQIEAGNAPKGDVLGTARLAGIMAAKQTANLIPLCHPLPLSKVKVEIEPDEALPGYRILATVRTKAETGVEMEALTAVSVAALTLYDMAKALEKSMEIQAIQLLRKTGGKSGDYQAAP; translated from the coding sequence ATGACAGAGTCAGAAATTTTTTCTTCCTCCCTGAGCCACCTCGATCGCCAGGGTGAGGCCCATATGGTCGATGTTTCAGAGAAACCCCAAACCCTGCGGGAAGCCACAGCCCAAGGGAAAATTCGCATGACGGCAGCAACCCTGGCCCAAATTGAGGCAGGCAACGCCCCTAAAGGAGATGTGCTGGGGACCGCTCGCCTGGCTGGAATTATGGCCGCTAAGCAAACCGCGAACCTGATTCCTTTATGTCACCCCCTGCCCCTGAGCAAGGTCAAAGTTGAAATTGAACCCGATGAAGCGCTACCGGGGTATCGCATTCTCGCGACGGTGCGCACGAAAGCAGAGACCGGGGTAGAAATGGAAGCCCTTACCGCCGTTTCTGTGGCGGCCCTGACGCTCTATGACATGGCGAAGGCGCTGGAAAAGTCAATGGAGATTCAAGCTATTCAGCTCTTGAGAAAAACCGGTGGAAAGTCGGGGGACTACCAGGCTGCCCCTTAA
- a CDS encoding MFS transporter produces MRVFATFSPALRWNLAVLFGAGLCFWAGLAGLLPTLPLFIETLGATGSQIGIVMASFAVGLLVTRPWLSRLADERGRKLVLLIGIVAIAIAPFLYLSAILLPPLTWQLAWGDRTLTINGLLILMMGFRAFHGLSIAAFVVAYSALIIDISPPANRGELIGYMSLVNPIGMALGPALGGFLLEWNSFLIAFLAMGILGIAGIVLVSQVKETYHPMPQTVTRSTQAKPLFWRLLLTPRVRTPAIILLLVGLAFGTLSTFVPLFVRETGLELNVGLIYTTAAIASFMSRLLVGRASDRHGRGRFITISLLLYTLAMLVFWQAETPTVFLMAGLIQGGAAGTLIPMIAALMGDRSGPDERGKIFGLAMVGFDIGIALAGPLFGTFADWVSYRDTFGLAACMTFIGVLIFITTSSKDLGHSLRFSLSHGRDVYAVESHR; encoded by the coding sequence GTGAGAGTTTTCGCCACGTTTAGTCCGGCCCTGCGCTGGAATTTGGCTGTTCTATTTGGTGCTGGACTGTGTTTCTGGGCGGGGTTGGCGGGGCTATTGCCAACATTGCCGCTGTTTATCGAAACCTTAGGAGCCACGGGCTCACAGATTGGCATTGTGATGGCCTCGTTTGCCGTGGGTTTATTGGTCACTCGCCCCTGGTTATCTCGATTGGCGGATGAGCGGGGGCGCAAACTGGTGCTGCTGATTGGTATTGTGGCGATCGCGATTGCCCCCTTCCTCTATCTATCAGCAATTCTGCTACCTCCATTGACCTGGCAGCTGGCCTGGGGCGATCGCACCCTGACGATTAATGGCTTGCTCATCTTGATGATGGGGTTTCGGGCTTTTCATGGCCTTAGCATCGCGGCTTTCGTCGTGGCCTACAGCGCCCTGATTATTGACATTTCTCCTCCCGCGAACCGGGGTGAGCTGATTGGGTATATGAGTTTGGTCAACCCCATTGGCATGGCGCTTGGGCCAGCCCTAGGGGGCTTTTTGCTGGAATGGAATAGCTTTTTAATTGCCTTCTTGGCCATGGGGATTTTGGGGATAGCAGGGATCGTGCTGGTGAGCCAGGTGAAAGAAACCTATCACCCCATGCCGCAGACAGTTACACGCTCGACTCAGGCTAAGCCCTTGTTCTGGCGGCTGCTGTTAACCCCTCGAGTGCGGACGCCTGCGATTATTTTGCTGCTGGTGGGGCTGGCCTTTGGCACCTTGAGCACCTTTGTGCCGCTGTTTGTGCGTGAAACTGGATTAGAGCTTAATGTGGGGCTGATTTACACCACAGCGGCGATCGCCAGCTTCATGAGTCGTCTGCTGGTGGGGCGAGCGTCAGATCGTCACGGTCGGGGTCGCTTTATCACCATCAGTTTGCTGCTGTATACCCTGGCCATGTTGGTCTTTTGGCAAGCCGAAACCCCAACGGTGTTTCTCATGGCCGGGCTGATTCAAGGGGGGGCCGCTGGAACACTAATTCCCATGATCGCAGCGCTCATGGGCGATCGCTCAGGGCCGGATGAACGCGGCAAAATCTTTGGTTTGGCCATGGTGGGGTTTGATATTGGCATTGCCCTAGCGGGACCGCTATTTGGCACCTTTGCCGACTGGGTCAGCTACCGCGATACTTTTGGCCTGGCCGCTTGTATGACCTTTATCGGGGTGCTCATCTTCATCACCACCTCAAGCAAAGACCTGGGGCATTCTCTACGGTTTTCACTCAGCCATGGACGCGACGTCTACGCTGTCGAGTCCCATCGGTAA
- a CDS encoding GrpB family protein codes for MPSLYTFTDYSPDWPLKFQQEAAQLQGLLGEELIAIHHIGSTSVPGLAAKPIIDLLPVVQRVERIDDLTAKLQAAGYKPWGEYGLPGRRYFTKDRDGYRTHNIHMYQVNNPEIERHLAFCAFLRTHESIRHAYAALKREVYERHPKDIDAYNDGKTTWIKQIESSALKWYRQQAR; via the coding sequence ATGCCAAGCCTTTACACCTTTACAGATTACTCTCCTGACTGGCCATTGAAATTTCAACAGGAAGCCGCCCAACTCCAGGGACTCCTAGGCGAAGAACTCATTGCCATCCATCACATTGGCAGCACTTCAGTACCCGGGTTGGCAGCGAAACCGATTATTGATCTGCTCCCGGTGGTTCAGCGTGTTGAACGCATCGATGACCTTACTGCCAAGCTGCAAGCGGCTGGCTACAAACCCTGGGGCGAATATGGGCTACCAGGGCGGCGCTATTTCACAAAAGATCGCGATGGCTATCGCACCCACAATATTCATATGTATCAGGTCAATAATCCTGAAATTGAGCGTCACCTCGCGTTCTGCGCATTTTTGAGAACCCATGAGTCGATTCGCCATGCCTACGCAGCCTTGAAACGTGAGGTATATGAACGTCATCCTAAAGATATTGATGCCTACAACGATGGGAAGACTACTTGGATAAAGCAAATCGAATCATCCGCGCTGAAATGGTATCGACAACAAGCTCGATAA